In Pseudomonas sp. ADAK2, the genomic window CCGGCGAGACGGGCGCGCATGGTCTGTTCCTGGGCGATCCATTGGGCGAGGGTGGCGTCGCGGGTGGGGCTTTGCATGGTCATGTCCTTGGTTGGATATTACGGCTGTAATCTGCGTCGATATTATGTCCGAAATAAAAACCTTGCCAGCCCTCGATTGCTTGAATCAATCCGTGCATTGTTCTACTGGTGGAACGCTGAGGCCGGTTGTTGCCGTCTAGTGCAGAATTGCTATCAGATTTAAGCTGGGTTCATGGCTTCACCCACCTTTTTCGGAGGCACGATGAAAAACATCATCGGTATCTACACCAGTCCACGGGCCCATTGGGTCGGCGACGGTTTTCCGGTTCGCACGCTGTTTTCCTATGACACCCTGGGCAAACACATCAGCCCGTTTTTGCTGCTGGATCACGCCGGTCCCGCCGAATTCACCCCGACCACCGAACGGCGTGGCGTCGGCCAGCATCCGCACCGTGGTTTCGAAACCGTGACCATCGTCTACGACGGTGAAGTGCAACACCGGGATTCCACTGGCAGTGGCGGCATCATCGGCCCTGGCGACGTGCAATGGATGACGGCAGCCTCGGGGATCCTCCACGAGGAGTTCCATTCCGAAGATTTCGCCAGACGCGGCGGCAAGTTGGAAATGGTGCAACTGTGGGTCAACCTGCCGGCCAAGGACAAAATGGCCGACGCCGGTTACCAGACGATTCTCGACCGCGACATCCCGAACATTGCGCTCAAGGACAACGCGGGCAGCCTGCGCCTGATCGCCGGTGAGTTCGACGGCCATACCGGGCCGTCGCGCACCTTCACGCCAATTGATGTCTGGGATATTCGCTTGAACGCCGGCAAGTTGCTGACCCTGGATTTGCACGAAGGTCGCAACACCGCGCTGGTGGTGCTGCGCGGCACGGTGCAGGTCAATGGCCTGGAACTGGCGCGGGAAGGGAAGTTGGCGCTGTTCGAACGCGACGGTGCTCAACTCACCCTCGAAGCCAATGGCGATGCAGTGGTGTTGCTGCTCAGCGGCGAGCCGATCGACGAACCCATCGTCGGTCACGGTCCGTTCGTGATGAACACCGAGCAGGAAATCCACCAGGCGTTTGCCGACTTCCAGTCAGGGCGGTTTGGGCGGATGAAAGGTTAACCACCCGCAGGCTTCGCCAGCTCCTACAATGTGTGAGATCTTCGCGCCATTGGCCCTCGCTGGAGTTGCTTGATGCTGTCACTGCTCACCAATCACCCGCTGCTCGCCGCCCTGGCCCTGATCCTCATTGATCTGGGGCTGTGGCGCTTGATCAGCACCAATGGCAGCAACTGGAAACTGGTCGTGCGGCTGGTGATTTTCGGGTTGTTCAGCGTCCTGCTGTTCAACGAAGGCCTGAACCCGATGGAGCCGGCACCGTGGGTCGACAACGTACCGCTGCACCTGGCCGCCACCGGTTTGCAGATCGGCTGGTGGCTGTTCGGCGCGCGCACCCTGACGGTGCTGATCGGCGCGGTGATGATGCAACGGGTCGGGCACACCGGGCGTTTGCTCCAGGATTTGCTCGGCGCGGTAATTTTCCTGATCGCGATCATCGCGGCCATGGCCTACGTGCTCGACCTGCCGGTCAAAGGCGTGCTCGCCACTTCCGGCGCGGTGGCAATCATCGTCGGCCTGGCGCTGCAAAGTACCCTCAGCGACGTGTTCTCCGGCATCGTTCTGAACACCACCAAGCCTTATCAAATCGATGACTGGATTTCCATCGACGGCACCGAAGGCCGGGTCACCGACATCGACTGGCGCGCCACGCGCATGCAAACCGCCCAGGGCAGCCTGGCGGTGATTCCCAACTCCCTGGCGGCCAAGGCCAAGATCATCAATTTCAGCCGGCCCAGCGACATGTTCGGCGTGTCCATCAGCCTGCAATTGAGCCCCCACGCGCGACCCAACACCGTGGTCGAAGCCCTCGAACGTGCGATGCAGGGTTGCCGTCTTCTGCTTGATCACCCGGCACCGAGTGTCGCCTTGAAAAGCTCCAGCAGCACGGGCGTGGAATACGAAATCAGCGGGTTTGTCGCCTCGATGGACCAGAAACGCACGGTGCGCAACCTGCTGTTCGACCTGGCGTACCGGCACTTGCAGGCCTCCGGCATCAATCTGCTGTCGAGCGTGGAACCCCTCGCGCCGAGCAGTTTTTCCCGGCCACGGGCGCTGCTGGAAAGTTCGACGATTTTCTCGACCCTGCGCCAGGAAGAAAAAGAAACCTTCAGCCAGAACATGACCCTGCAAACCTTCCGCGCCGGCGAGACGATACTGGCGGCGGGGGAGGTCAGCGATCACTTGTTCATCATTGAGTCCGGGGTGATTTCGGTGACCCTGACACGTCACGGCACACCGTTCGAGTCCGGGCGCATGGGGCCGGGCGAGGTGATTGGCGAGGCTGGCATCCTGTCCGATACCTCGGTGCCCGCTGCATTTACCGCCAAGACCTTCTGCGCCCTGTACCGCATCGAAAAGGCCTACCTCAAACCGTGCCTGGATGCCCGTCACGACATCAACGATGCCATGAAAGCCTTGCTCGATTTCCGCTTGCACAAGGCGCGGACGTTGACCCAGGACGAACCGGTGGTGGTGCCGAAGAAGGGGTTTTTGCAGTGGCTCAGAAGTCGCGCCTGAATGGCCTCCTCGTCTTCTCGAATATTGGCTATTTGTCGAAACCACGGGCGGGATTAACTTAGCGCCACACCCACTTGTGACGGAGCCCCACCATGAAACCCCGTATCGATTTCTACACCGCTTCCCCGGACGCCCTCAAAGCGATGATCGCCCTGGAAACCGCGGTGTCGAAACTGCCGCTGGAAAAGAACCTGATCGAACTGGTCAAGCTGCGCTCCTCGCAAATCAACGGCTGCGCCTTCTGCCTCGACATGCACAGCGCCGATGCCCGCAAGGGCGGCGAAGACGAGCGTCGCCTGGCCACCTTGTCGGCCTGGCGCGAAACGCCGTTCTTCACCCCCCGTGAACGTGCGGCCCTGGCCTGGACCGAATCCCTGACCCTGATCAGCCAGACCCACGCCCCGGACGAAGACTATGACCTGGCGGTCTCCGAATTCAGCTCCAAGGAAATGGTCGACCTGACCGTAGCCATTACCACCATCAACGCCTGGAACCGCCTGGCGATTGGTTTCCGCAAAATGCCTCAAGCCTGATCAATGAGCATCTGCTGACGGCGCGGCCGGTGGTTGCACCTTGCGCATCAAGGGCACCATCGCCGTGGCGATAATGAAGCAGACCATGATCATCAGAAACGCGTCGCCATAGGTTTGTGTCTGGGCTTCGCGATACGTCAGCAACCACAGCTGATGCAGGCTGGCGGTGACCCCGGCGTCACCGCTTTGGCCGAGGGCGGCGAAGTTATTGCCGACCTGGGACAGCCACTGGTTGAGTGCTTCGTTGGTGCTGTTCAAATGCTCGGCCAGCCGCGTGAAGTGCAGGTTGGTGCGGTCATTAAGGATGGTTGCACAGGCCGCAATGCCAATCGCGCCACCCAGATTACGCATCAGGTTGAATAACCCCGAAGCATGTTTAAGCCGCGACGGCGCCAGGCCGCCCAAGGTCAAGGTCACCGCTGGCGGCACCGCCAGTTGCTGGGCAATCCCGCGCAGGGCTTGCGGCAGCATCAATTCTTTGCCCCCCCAGTCATGGGTAATCGGGCTGAAATCCCACATCGATAACGCGAACAGCCCCAGGCCGGTCATCATGATCCAGCGCAGATCGATGCGGTTGGCCATAAAGGCGTAGAGCGGAATCGCCATGATCTGGAACACCCCGGTGGAGAAAACCGCCAGGCCAATGTCCAGCGCACCGTAGCCACGCACCCGACCGAGAAACAGCGGCGTCAGGTAAATCGTGGCGAACAGTCCGATCCCGGTGACGAACGAAAAGAAGCAGCCGAGGGCAAAGTTGCGGTCTTTCAGGGCGCGCAAATCGACGATTGGATTGGCCACGTGCAGCGTCCGGCCAATAAAGGCCAGGCCGGCGAGGCCGCTGATCCACGCCGTGGTCAAAATCGTGCTGTCGCTGAACCAGTTCCAGCGCGGTCCTTCTTCGAGGGTGTATTCCAGGCAGCCGAGAAACAGCGCCATGAACACCATGCTGATGTAGTCGGCGCCCTTGAGCAGCGACAATTCCGGCTGGTCGATCTTCACTAGCATCGGCACGGCCACGGCGACGAAAATCCCCGGCACCAGGTTGATGTAGAACAACCAGTGCCACGAAGAAATGTCAGTGATCCAACCACCAATCACTGGGCCCAATGTCGGTGCCAGCGAAGCCACCGCGCCAATGGTCGCAGCGGCAATCACCCGTTGTTTACCGGTGAAGAAAAAGAACGCGGTGGTGAACACCAGCGGGATCATCGAACCGCCGAGAAAACCTTGCAGGGCGCGAAAGGCGATCATGCTCTGAATATTCCAGGCCGCGCCGCAGAGCAGGCTCGCCAGGGTAAAACCCACCGCCGAAGCGCAGAACAGCCAACGGGTGGAGAACACCCGGGACAGCCAGCCCGACAGCGGAATCACGATGATTTCAGCGATCAGGTAACTGGTCTGCACCCACGCGGTTTCGTCGGTGCCAGCCGAGAGTCCGCCGCCGATGTCGCGCAACGAAGCGGAAACAATCTGGATGTCCAGCAGCGCAATG contains:
- a CDS encoding pirin family protein, with amino-acid sequence MKNIIGIYTSPRAHWVGDGFPVRTLFSYDTLGKHISPFLLLDHAGPAEFTPTTERRGVGQHPHRGFETVTIVYDGEVQHRDSTGSGGIIGPGDVQWMTAASGILHEEFHSEDFARRGGKLEMVQLWVNLPAKDKMADAGYQTILDRDIPNIALKDNAGSLRLIAGEFDGHTGPSRTFTPIDVWDIRLNAGKLLTLDLHEGRNTALVVLRGTVQVNGLELAREGKLALFERDGAQLTLEANGDAVVLLLSGEPIDEPIVGHGPFVMNTEQEIHQAFADFQSGRFGRMKG
- a CDS encoding mechanosensitive ion channel family protein, whose protein sequence is MLSLLTNHPLLAALALILIDLGLWRLISTNGSNWKLVVRLVIFGLFSVLLFNEGLNPMEPAPWVDNVPLHLAATGLQIGWWLFGARTLTVLIGAVMMQRVGHTGRLLQDLLGAVIFLIAIIAAMAYVLDLPVKGVLATSGAVAIIVGLALQSTLSDVFSGIVLNTTKPYQIDDWISIDGTEGRVTDIDWRATRMQTAQGSLAVIPNSLAAKAKIINFSRPSDMFGVSISLQLSPHARPNTVVEALERAMQGCRLLLDHPAPSVALKSSSSTGVEYEISGFVASMDQKRTVRNLLFDLAYRHLQASGINLLSSVEPLAPSSFSRPRALLESSTIFSTLRQEEKETFSQNMTLQTFRAGETILAAGEVSDHLFIIESGVISVTLTRHGTPFESGRMGPGEVIGEAGILSDTSVPAAFTAKTFCALYRIEKAYLKPCLDARHDINDAMKALLDFRLHKARTLTQDEPVVVPKKGFLQWLRSRA
- a CDS encoding carboxymuconolactone decarboxylase family protein, giving the protein MKPRIDFYTASPDALKAMIALETAVSKLPLEKNLIELVKLRSSQINGCAFCLDMHSADARKGGEDERRLATLSAWRETPFFTPRERAALAWTESLTLISQTHAPDEDYDLAVSEFSSKEMVDLTVAITTINAWNRLAIGFRKMPQA
- a CDS encoding DHA2 family efflux MFS transporter permease subunit, whose product is MSTVAAPAQPFNPANMATATKVFAFASMCIGMFIALLDIQIVSASLRDIGGGLSAGTDETAWVQTSYLIAEIIVIPLSGWLSRVFSTRWLFCASAVGFTLASLLCGAAWNIQSMIAFRALQGFLGGSMIPLVFTTAFFFFTGKQRVIAAATIGAVASLAPTLGPVIGGWITDISSWHWLFYINLVPGIFVAVAVPMLVKIDQPELSLLKGADYISMVFMALFLGCLEYTLEEGPRWNWFSDSTILTTAWISGLAGLAFIGRTLHVANPIVDLRALKDRNFALGCFFSFVTGIGLFATIYLTPLFLGRVRGYGALDIGLAVFSTGVFQIMAIPLYAFMANRIDLRWIMMTGLGLFALSMWDFSPITHDWGGKELMLPQALRGIAQQLAVPPAVTLTLGGLAPSRLKHASGLFNLMRNLGGAIGIAACATILNDRTNLHFTRLAEHLNSTNEALNQWLSQVGNNFAALGQSGDAGVTASLHQLWLLTYREAQTQTYGDAFLMIMVCFIIATAMVPLMRKVQPPAAPSADAH